In Halorussus caseinilyticus, the genomic stretch TCAAGGATTCTATCGTCACTTCCGGTCATCCACGATGCTCTGCGGCGTCGCATTGACCGAGACTCGCAAGACGAGATTATTAACAGCACCGAATACGTCACTTAAAGAACAAATATCAGTCCACTATAGCCCAATATTTGGGCAAGTTTTATTGTAGTGCCATATTCAGTGAACAGTACGGAGCAAATCGCGGACCCGTCGCTCTTCGATGGGTCCACTGAGAAAGCGGACCCCGATGCAGGGTCATCGGGTCCGCGTGAGCCTCCGTAATCAGGCTACGGAAGCCATGTACGCAATCAGAACGCGGGGACTTGAATCTCCCGCACGGATAGCGGCGCGTATCGCATTCACAACCAACCCGTTCGCTGGAGGTGCCGGACGGTGACGGACTCGCTCCCGTCGTTGGTAGACCTGCACGGGTTCCAACGGGACGTACTGTTCGCCGTTCGCGCGCTGGAACGGGACGGCGACCCGCCGAGGGGCCTTCGGGTGAAACGCCGGTTGGAAGCGACGTATTACGAGGAAGTGCATCACGGCCGTCTGTACCAGAACCTCGACACACTCGCCGAACAGAACTTGATAGCGAAGGGCGCGAAGGACGGCCGCGCCAACGAGTACGCGACGACCGAGGCGGCGCGCACTATCCTCGACGCGCACGTTCGGGCGCGCGCCGAACAAGCGGGCGTCGAACTCGCCACCGACGCGAACGCCTTCCCGAGCGAGAACGGGACCGGGACCGAGACGCGAAGCCGTGGTGAACAGACGGAACTGGGCGATACGCCAGCAACAGGGGGCGAAGCGTAGTGACCGCCCGCGACGAGTTCGGCCCGGACCTCGACACCGCCATTCCCGAGACGTTCGACGTATGTCCGGACTGTGGGACGCCGACGGTGAAACTCGGGAGTCACGACTGTCCGACCGACGACTCCCTCCAAGACCCGACACGGGAAGAGCGCGACCGGCGTATCGAGAACGACCCCTACTCGGACGACGAGACGGTTCTCGTGCGTGACCGGCCGCGGACGTGGGCGTACGCCTACCACGAGACCGACGCGGACGAGAACACGCTCTGTCCCGCCCACCAGAACGCCGACTTCTACACGTGTACCCGCGCGAAAGCGAAAGAACGCGGGTTCGCTCCCTGCCAGTTCTGCCGCCGCATCCGCGACGCCAACAGCGACGACCGAGACCACGACCACGACGACCACGAGCGCGGCCGGGACCGAGATACGTCGAACCCGAGCGCCAACGCCGACCGCGACGGAGAGCGCGAGCGTGGGGTGGTGGCGTGTGAGTAGCACTACCGCGTGTTCGGCGCTCGCGGACGGCCACTGTCCGAAATGCGGGACGCCGATTACGGCGCTGTCGGCGGACGGCCCGGACGCCCACCATGCCGACCCCTGCGGTTGCACCGTCTAACAACCAACCAGAGACTCTCGAAACCAATGACTGACAACACCAACACCGACGACACGGACTGTACCGACACGCAAGCACTCGACACCACCATCGCGCCCACGAAAACGAAAGCCGACCGGCAAGACATCGTGTACTACCTCGAACGCCTCTTCGTCGGCGCGTACCAACCCGGCACCACGCTTCAGTACCACGACTACGAACTCACCCACACCACCGAAGGCGTCTGGACCGTTCACCACTGCGACGGCGCGAACCCCATCGACGTGCTGAACGTCACCGCCTTCCACAGCGCCACAGAGCTACAGGCGTACCTCGACGCGCTCGCCGACTACGCCCCGGAGGACCGCGACGACTGGCAGACCCACCGCGCAGGAGGTGACGGACAGTGAGCGCCGACGGGTCCGACCAGCCAATCGACGCGCTCGACCACCACGACCTCGCCCGCGAAGTCCGGAAACTCCGCCAAGAAGTCGAACAACTCCGCGCGAACTACGAAAGCCAGCAGGTCGAACTCGAACAACTGCGTGGCGACCTCCAGCGCGAGCGCCGCGAGCGCAAGGACGCCGAGGAAGAACTCAGAAAAGAACGCACCCAACAGATTGCGAACGCAAAACTCTCCATCCACGA encodes the following:
- a CDS encoding helix-turn-helix transcriptional regulator codes for the protein MTDSLPSLVDLHGFQRDVLFAVRALERDGDPPRGLRVKRRLEATYYEEVHHGRLYQNLDTLAEQNLIAKGAKDGRANEYATTEAARTILDAHVRARAEQAGVELATDANAFPSENGTGTETRSRGEQTELGDTPATGGEA